DNA sequence from the Holosporales bacterium genome:
TACAAGTATTTCCAACTAAAGTATGTACGTTATAGGCAAAGTCCAGCACAGAGGCCCCTCGCAGTAAGGTAATTACATCGCCATTGGGGGTAAAACAAAAGACTTCATCACAAAATAAATCGTTGTTTTTGTTTTGATCTGAGATTGGGTAAAGCGATTTTTCCCCTATATAATTCAAAAATCCTCGAAGCCATTTATAATTTTCAAAATTGTTAATATCGCCAATTTTCCTTTTATAATTCCAGTGTGCTGCCACACCGTACTCGGCCATTTTATCCATTTCTTTCGTACGGATTTGCACTTCCAGTTGCTGTTTATAAGGCCCAAACACAACTGTATGTATAGATTGATACTGATTACTTTTAGGTGAGCTTATATAATCCTTAATTGTTCCTTGTACTGCTTGATATGCGGAATGCACAACCCCAAGGGCATAATAGCAATCTTCCACACTGCTGACGATTATACGAATTGCAACAATATCGTTCAGCTGCAGCAGGTTAAAGTTTCTTTTGCGCATTTTCTCCCAAATAGAGTATGCGGTTTTTAACCTTCCAAAAACTTTAAAATTAAAAAATGTATTTTTTAATGAACGTTCAAAGTCAGCAACTATGCTGTCGATCAGCTTTTTGTTTTTGCTGGACAGCTCTTTTAGACGAAGCTGAACAGCTTTTGCTTCTTCTGGCCTGACTTGCACAAATGACAGTAATTCCAGCTCATCCTTTATTTTATTAATCCCCACCATATCGGCAAGCGGAGCGAATACTTTAAGCGTCTCGAGTGAAATTTTACGTATCTTGTCAGGCGAGTGGTGTTCTATGGTCCTCATGTTGTGCAGGCGGTCTGCCAGTTTTATGAAAACAACACGAATATCGGAAGACAAAGCGAGCAAAAATTTACAAAAGTTTTTAAGCTTATGGGCATACTCGCTGCTTAAAGGTATTTTGTTGAACTTGGTTACGCCGTCTACTATAGCAGCTACTTCTTGCCCAAAAGCACCTTCTATCATTTGGCGTGTAATGCTTGTGTCTTCAAGAGCGTCATGCAGTAAGCCGGCTATAATTGTACTTGCATCAAGCCGCATTTCCGCCAAAATAA
Encoded proteins:
- a CDS encoding RelA/SpoT family protein encodes the protein MSRFDEIIAIIESYLSNEEISSIKKAYNAAKMAHESQVRLSGEPYLTHLEEVAFILAEMRLDASTIIAGLLHDALEDTSITRQMIEGAFGQEVAAIVDGVTKFNKIPLSSEYAHKLKNFCKFLLALSSDIRVVFIKLADRLHNMRTIEHHSPDKIRKISLETLKVFAPLADMVGINKIKDELELLSFVQVRPEEAKAVQLRLKELSSKNKKLIDSIVADFERSLKNTFFNFKVFGRLKTAYSIWEKMRKRNFNLLQLNDIVAIRIIVSSVEDCYYALGVVHSAYQAVQGTIKDYISSPKSNQYQSIHTVVFGPYKQQLEVQIRTKEMDKMAEYGVAAHWNYKRKIGDINNFENYKWLRGFLNYIGEKSLYPISDQNKNNDLFCDEVFCFTPNGDVITLLRGASVLDFAYNVHTLVGNTCIGAKINGDTVPIQKKLQNGDTVEIITSPFQRPVPSWISKVALKKSRKAINSFLKSQKC